A DNA window from Polyodon spathula isolate WHYD16114869_AA chromosome 18, ASM1765450v1, whole genome shotgun sequence contains the following coding sequences:
- the LOC121331091 gene encoding mitochondrial import inner membrane translocase subunit tim16-like isoform X2 has translation MKTQKQRSMAKYLAQIVVMGAQVIGRAFAKALRQEFAASRAAADARGRAGQQSAAASNISGMTLQEAQQVLNVTTLSPEEIQKVVRAKERLDEELKIEKQDQSSQTRSKTQQHPET, from the exons ATGAAAACACAGAAGCAGCGAAGCATG GCGAAGTACCTGGCTCAGATCGTGGTGATGGGGGCGCAGGTGATCGGCAGGGCATTTGCGAAGGCGCTGAGGCAGGAATTTGCAG CCAGTAGAGCTGCAGCCGATGCTCGAGGTCGGGCTGGTCAGCAGTCTGCAGCTGCTTCCAACATCTCGGGCATGACGCTACAGGAGGCCCAACAGGTCCTCAACGTCACCACACTCTCCCCCGAGGAAATTCAGAAG GTGGTGCGTGCCAAGGAGCGGCTGGATGAGGAGCTGAAGATTGAGAAGCAGGACCAGAGCTCCCAGACACGGAGTAAAACACAGCAGCACCCTGAGACCTGA
- the LOC121331091 gene encoding mitochondrial import inner membrane translocase subunit TIM16-like isoform X1: MKTQKQRSMAKYLAQIVVMGAQVIGRAFAKALRQEFAASRAAADARGRAGQQSAAASNISGMTLQEAQQVLNVTTLSPEEIQKNYEHLFKVNDKLVGGSFYLQSKVVRAKERLDEELKIEKQDQSSQTRSKTQQHPET, from the exons ATGAAAACACAGAAGCAGCGAAGCATG GCGAAGTACCTGGCTCAGATCGTGGTGATGGGGGCGCAGGTGATCGGCAGGGCATTTGCGAAGGCGCTGAGGCAGGAATTTGCAG CCAGTAGAGCTGCAGCCGATGCTCGAGGTCGGGCTGGTCAGCAGTCTGCAGCTGCTTCCAACATCTCGGGCATGACGCTACAGGAGGCCCAACAGGTCCTCAACGTCACCACACTCTCCCCCGAGGAAATTCAGAAG aacTACGAGCACTTGTTTAAAGTTAATGATAAATTGGTTGGTGGGTCTTTCTATCTGCAGTCAAAG GTGGTGCGTGCCAAGGAGCGGCTGGATGAGGAGCTGAAGATTGAGAAGCAGGACCAGAGCTCCCAGACACGGAGTAAAACACAGCAGCACCCTGAGACCTGA